GACCGTACAGAGCTGGTCGGCGTGTTCGGGGTGCCGTACGCCCACCCGCCAGGGTCCGCCGGAGACGACCACGTCGCCCCCGGCGTTCAGGCAGAACCTCCGTGCGCCGGCCGCCGTGAGCAGCTCGGCGCCCCGCTGCACCGACCAGCCCTTCACCACCGCGCAGGGGTCGAGGCCGCGGCCCGGCAGGCGTACGTCGAAGGCGCCGCCGGTCGCGACCCGGTAGTCCTCGCACAGGTCGAGAACCTCCCGCAGCTCCGGGCTCAGGTCCTCGACCGACAGCTCGCCCCGGTCCAGCCGGGACACCTCGCTGTCGGGCTTGAACGGGCTGAAGCGCGCGTCGACCTCGCGCAGCCAGGCGAACATGTCGTCCACCGCCGCCTCCGGGAACCCCTCGTCGTCGATCCTGAGCGACACCGGGAACCCCATCACGTGCTCGACGCGCCGCATGTCAGGCGCCCTTCGCGTCGAGGGCGGCCTGGAGGGACTCCTTGTAACCGTCGCTCGTGATCGTCGCGCCGGACACCGCGTCGATGTCCGCACTCTGCGCCTTCAACGTCTCCGCGACCAGCTTCGGCACCGCGGCCGTCGTCTGCGGATGATTCGGCTGCTGCAGCATCCGCACGGAGCTGATCTTGTCGCCCGCGAACGTCACCTCGACCTGCACGGCGCCCTTGGAGGTGTCGACCGTCGAACCGGCCACGGTCTGCGAAGCCGTGGAAGCTGACGCCGAGGGAGACGACGTCGTATCGGAGTCGTTCGCGTCGATCGCGGCCTGCAGGGACTCCTTGTACGCGTCGCTCGTGATCGTCGCGCCGGACACCGCGTCGATGTCCGCACTCTGCGCCTTCAGCGTCTCCACGACCAGCTTCGGCACCGCGGCCGTCGTCTGCGGATGATTCGGCTGCTGCAACATCCGCACCGCGCTGATCTTGTCCCCGTCGAAGGTCACCTCGACCTGCACGGGGCCTTTCTCGGTCTTGATCGTCGTCCCCTTGACGACGGTGCCGGACGAGGACGACGAGGACGAAGAAGGGGTCGGGGTGGGCGCCGCGGTGGACGTGGTGGACGTGGTGGACGTCGACGCCTCGTAGCGCCAGACGGGGATCAGGCCCGCGATGCTCAGGACCAGGACAGGTATGGCTCGCTTCACGGTGTCTCTCTCATCCCGCCAGGCTGAAACGCTCGAAATGGATCTGCGGTTTGGGTACGCCCAGGTCGCCCAGGGTGCGCAGCACCGCGTTCATCATGGGCGGCGGCCCGCACAGGAAGACGTCGCGGTCGCCGATGTCCGGGACCAGCCGGGACAGTTCGCGCGGCGCCAGCTTGTCGGGGACGGGCGGGCCGGTGACCAGGTGCAGTTCCGCGCCCTTGGAGAGGGCGAGTGCGCGCAGTTCGTCGTAGAGGACGGCGTCGCGTTCCGTGGCGACCCGGTAGATGACGACCGCGTGGCCCTCCAGGTCCTCCAGCAGGGCGCGGATCGGGGTGACGCCCACGCCGCCCGCGATGAGCAGGGCCTGCGGCTTCGTGCGGTGCAGGGTGGTGAAGGCGCCGTAGGGGCCCTCGGCGAAGACGCGCGTGCCGACCTTCACGTGCCGCAGGGCGGCGGTGCCGTCGCCGGCGGTCTTGGCGGTGAGGCGCAGGGTGCGGCCGTCGGGGGCGGCGGACAGCGAGAAGGGGTTGGCCTGCCACCAGCGGTCCCGGGTCAGGAACCGCCACAGGAAGAACTGGCCGGCCTGCGCGGGCATCCGGTCCAGGTCGCGGCCCGTCATGTAGATCGACACGACGTTGTCGGCCTCGTGGACGACCGCGGAGACACGCAGCTGGTGGCGCAGGTTCCGCCAGAGCGGCAGGACGAGACGGCCCAGGAACACCGCGCCGAGGGCCACGCTCCACAGCGCGTACCAGTACGTCGTGGCGGCGGACGACGCGGTGAACGTCGTACCGACCGCGACCTGGTGCGTGAACGCCAGGACCACGGCGACGTACGTGTACAGGTGGATGAAGTGCCAGGTCTCGTAGGCGAGTCGGCGCCGGGCGTAGCGGCCGGAGACGGCGCCGACCACGATGATGATGCCCAGCGCGACGATCGCGCGGAGCACGCCCTCGGTGGTCTGCGCGAGGTCGACGATCTCGCCGATCGGGCCCACGTCGGTCCCGTCGGCGTAGCCGAAGCTGATGAACACGACGTGCGTCAGCAGCGTCCACAGGATGCCGAAGCCGGTCCAACGGTGCCAGTTGGTCAGCCGGTCCATGCCGATGCGGCGGTCGAGCCACGGCAGCCGGGCGACCAGCAGCAGTTGGAAGGCCATGAACAGGGCGCCGTAGAGTCCGGCCAGCCGCCCGATCACGATCAGGGCGTTGGAGGCGAAGCCGGCCTGGGTGAAGAAGAAGGTCACGACGGCCACGTTCGCGGCCAGCACGGCGTACAGGCCCGTGCGGGCCACCACCCTGGGGCGTATCGCCGTGGGGGGCGCAGGGGGTGATTGGACGGTCGTCACGGGCGACAGCTCCTTGATCGGGTCCGGGGTATCCGAGCTTGTCCGGTCGGAGCTGTCGTTTACCTGTCGTGCGACTTTCAAGTAGTTATCGATGTGGTTCCGAGGGGCGCCCGCCGCTGGTCCCACGGGCCGCGTGAAGCACTATGAGCAGGTGGAAAAAGTACGACTCCTCGTCGTGGACGACGACCCGCCCATCGCCGACCTGGTCGCGACGGTCGCCCGCTACGAAGGCTGGGAGGCGGTCACCGCGTACTCCGGCGACGAGGCGCTGCGCCGGGCCGCCGAGTTCCATCCGGACATCGTGGTGCTCGACCTGATGCTGCCCGACATCGACGGCTTCGGCGTTCTCGACGGGCTGCGCCGTTCCGGGACGATGGTGCCGGTGGTGTTCCTGACCGCCCGCGACGGCGTCGCCGACCGGGTCGCGGGCCTGACCCGCGGCGGCGACGACTACCTGGTCAAGCCGTTCGCCGTGGAGGAGCTGATGGCCCGGCTGCGGACCGTGCTGCGGCGCAGCTCCGGGCCCGCCTTCCAGCGGTCCGTGCTGCGGGTCGCGGACCTGACGATGGACGAGGACACCCGCGAGGTACGGCGCGGCGAGAAGCTGCTCACCCTCACCCCGACCGAGTACGAGGTGCTGCGCTATCTGATGCGCAAGTCGCCGACCGTGCTCACCAAGGCGCAGATCCTCGATCACGTCTGGGAGTACGGCTTCGGGGGGCGCTCCAACGTCGTGGAGCTGGTCGTCAGCCGACTGCGCCGCAAGCTGGAGGACACGGGCGAGCCGCTGATCCACACCGTGCGCGGGTTCGGGTACGTCATCCGCCAGGCCGCCGAGTGATCGGCCGGCTGCGAGGGGCGTACGGCAGGCTGCGGCTCGGCACCCGGCTGGCGCTGGGGCTCGGGGCGCTGGCGCTGGTGGTGTTCGCGGTCGTCGGCACGGCCCTGACGACCTACATGCGGGACTATCTGTCGAACCAGCTCAACGACCAGCTCGGGCTCGCCCAGGTCGCCCAGTCCAAGAGCATCGCGGACACCGGCACGCTCGCGGGCAAGAAGTACTGGGGCTGGTACTACGCCGTGTACGACGTGACGAACGGCACCCCCGTGCTCCGCAAGCCCGAGGAACCTACCGACCTGCCCAAGGACGTCGCCGACCTCACCTCCGTGGCCAAGGCGCAGATCGGCGCGGACACCGAGGTGCTGCGCACCGCGAACCTCCCGGGCGTGGGCGAGTACCGGCTGCGCGCCTGTGAGGTCGAGTCCGGTGTGGTGCTGGTCAGCGGGGCGCCGATGGACGACATCGACGACACGGTACGGCGGCTGATCACCGTCCAGGTGGTCGCCTTCGGGCTCGCCCTGCTGGCGCTGGTCCTGGCAGGCCGGCGACTGCTGCGACGCGGCCTGAAACCGCTGAGCGACATGGCGCACACCGCCCACGGCATCACCTCGCACAACCTCACCGAGTCGGCGGCGCGGCTGCCGCTGCGCGCCGACGGCCCGGGGGGCGGCCCGGAGGTCGAGGAGCTGCGCACCGCGTTCAACACCATGCTGGAGCACATCGACGACTCGCTCGCCGTCCGCGCGGAGGCCGAGCAGCGGCTGCGCCGGTTCGTCGCCGACGCCTCGCACGAACTGCGTACCCCCTTGATGTCCGTACGGGGTTACGCGGACCTCTTCCAGTACGCGGCCGCCAACGCGCCCGAGGAGCGGGACAAGCACCTGGCCCGGCTGCGTGCCGAGGCCGCCCGGATGGGCGTCCTGCTGGACGACCTGCTGCTGCTCGCCCGCCTCGACGCCGCCGAGGTGGAGACGCCGCTGCGGTGGGAGGACACCGACCTGGTGGAGCTGGTGCGCCAGGCGGCGGACGCCTTCCGCGCGGGCCACCCGGGACATCCGCTGACGGTCACGACGCGCTCCGACGCCGTACGGCTGCGCCTCGACCCGCTGCGTGTCCGGCAGGTGCTGGACAACCTGCTCACCAACGCGGCCGTGCACACTCCGGCCGGAACGGAGGTGTCCGTCGAGGTCGCCGTCTCGGGCGGCACGGCCCTGGTGCGGGTGGCCGACGCGGGCCCCGGCGTTCCCGCCGCCGACCGGGAGCGGATCTTCGACCGCTTCTACCGCGTCGACAAGGCCCGCAGCCGCGACCGCGGCGGCAGCGGCCTGGGCCTCGCGGTCGCCCGGTCGCTGGTGCGGGCGCACGGCGGCTCCCTTGAGCTGACGAGCGCGCCGGGGGCGACCGTCTTCACGGTCGCGATCCCGCTCTCCGCATCGCGCTGAGGAGGCCGCTCGCCGTACGCACTGTCTTCGGCGACTTCACCAACCTGTGGGAGCCGTTCCTCGCCGGGCAGGGCCCCGCGCCGGGCTATGTGGCTGCGCCCGCCCCGGCCGACCGCGACCGGCTGCGGGACGCGCTCGCCGCTTCCGTCCCCCGGCTGCCGGACGGTTCCGTCGCGCTCACGGCTCGGGCGTGGGCGGTACGCGGCCGGAAGCCGGGCCCGGAAGGCAGTGGCTGAGAGTCGTCAGAGCGGGCGCCGCAGCGCCGGTCCCGTGCTGTGCCGGACGACCAGTTCGACGGGGACCAGGGACTGGCCTTCCGGCGCAGCCGCCCCGCCCTCGATCCCGCCGTCGATCCGGTCGAGGAGCAGCCGCAGCGAGCGGGTGCCGATCTCCGCGAAGTCGGTGCGGACGGTGGTCAGCGGGGGCAGCAGATGGGCGGCCTCGGGGATGTCGTCGTAGCCCACCACGCTTGCGTCGTCAGGGACTTGGCGGCCGGCCTCGTGGAAGGCGCGCAGCACGCCGAGTGCCATCTGGTCGTTGGAGGCGAAGACGGCCGTGACCTCCGGGCGCCGGGCCAGCAGGCGGCCCAGCTCGTACCCGGAGTCGGCGCTCCAGTCGCCGACGAGGGGTTCGGGGACCTCAGCACCGGCCGCCTCCAGACAGGCCCGCCAGCTGGCCGTGCGCTGGTCGGCGGAGATCCAGCCCGTCGGGCCCGCGATGTGCCAGACGGTGGCGTGGCCGAGGTCCAGCAGATGCCGGGTCGCCTTGCGGGCGCCGTCCCGGGAGTCGGCGGTCACCAGCGGCGTACCGTCCCCGAGGTCGCTCTCCAGCACCACCAGCGGGGTGTCGGGACTGTCGAGACGAGCCTCCGCCAGCGCACGCCCCACCCGACTCTGCGGGGCGATGGCGATCACACCGTCCGCGCCCTCGCCCGACAGCCGGTGCACGGCGTCCACGACCGTGTTCCGGTCCGCCGAGTCGAGGGCGATGGAGCTGACCAGGTAACCGGCCTTCTGGGCGGCGGTGTTGATCGCGGTCAGGATGGAGGCGGGCCCGTAGCGCGCCGCGTCGAAGGAGATCACGCCGAGCATCCGGGTCCGGCCGCTGGCCAGCGAACGCGCGCTGCGGCTCGGGCGGTAGCCGAGCGAGCGCATGGCCTCCAGCACCGTCTCGCGGGTTTCGGGGCGGACGGCGGGGTTGTCGTTGAGCACCCGGGAGACGGTCTGCTTGGAGACACCGGCCAGCCGTGCCACGTCGTC
Above is a genomic segment from Streptomyces sp. R21 containing:
- a CDS encoding FAD:protein FMN transferase, translated to MRRVEHVMGFPVSLRIDDEGFPEAAVDDMFAWLREVDARFSPFKPDSEVSRLDRGELSVEDLSPELREVLDLCEDYRVATGGAFDVRLPGRGLDPCAVVKGWSVQRGAELLTAAGARRFCLNAGGDVVVSGGPWRVGVRHPEHADQLCTVLELTDGAVATSARYERGDHIIDGRTGHPATGLLSLTVVAPTLTEADSTATAAFAMGPEGVEWAAELAGCEVFAVDAERGVLRTPGFPAAGADAVPVGAA
- a CDS encoding FMN-binding protein, coding for MKRAIPVLVLSIAGLIPVWRYEASTSTTSTTSTAAPTPTPSSSSSSSSGTVVKGTTIKTEKGPVQVEVTFDGDKISAVRMLQQPNHPQTTAAVPKLVVETLKAQSADIDAVSGATITSDAYKESLQAAIDANDSDTTSSPSASASTASQTVAGSTVDTSKGAVQVEVTFAGDKISSVRMLQQPNHPQTTAAVPKLVAETLKAQSADIDAVSGATITSDGYKESLQAALDAKGA
- a CDS encoding ferric reductase-like transmembrane domain-containing protein → MTTVQSPPAPPTAIRPRVVARTGLYAVLAANVAVVTFFFTQAGFASNALIVIGRLAGLYGALFMAFQLLLVARLPWLDRRIGMDRLTNWHRWTGFGILWTLLTHVVFISFGYADGTDVGPIGEIVDLAQTTEGVLRAIVALGIIIVVGAVSGRYARRRLAYETWHFIHLYTYVAVVLAFTHQVAVGTTFTASSAATTYWYALWSVALGAVFLGRLVLPLWRNLRHQLRVSAVVHEADNVVSIYMTGRDLDRMPAQAGQFFLWRFLTRDRWWQANPFSLSAAPDGRTLRLTAKTAGDGTAALRHVKVGTRVFAEGPYGAFTTLHRTKPQALLIAGGVGVTPIRALLEDLEGHAVVIYRVATERDAVLYDELRALALSKGAELHLVTGPPVPDKLAPRELSRLVPDIGDRDVFLCGPPPMMNAVLRTLGDLGVPKPQIHFERFSLAG
- a CDS encoding response regulator transcription factor translates to MEKVRLLVVDDDPPIADLVATVARYEGWEAVTAYSGDEALRRAAEFHPDIVVLDLMLPDIDGFGVLDGLRRSGTMVPVVFLTARDGVADRVAGLTRGGDDYLVKPFAVEELMARLRTVLRRSSGPAFQRSVLRVADLTMDEDTREVRRGEKLLTLTPTEYEVLRYLMRKSPTVLTKAQILDHVWEYGFGGRSNVVELVVSRLRRKLEDTGEPLIHTVRGFGYVIRQAAE
- a CDS encoding sensor histidine kinase codes for the protein MIGRLRGAYGRLRLGTRLALGLGALALVVFAVVGTALTTYMRDYLSNQLNDQLGLAQVAQSKSIADTGTLAGKKYWGWYYAVYDVTNGTPVLRKPEEPTDLPKDVADLTSVAKAQIGADTEVLRTANLPGVGEYRLRACEVESGVVLVSGAPMDDIDDTVRRLITVQVVAFGLALLALVLAGRRLLRRGLKPLSDMAHTAHGITSHNLTESAARLPLRADGPGGGPEVEELRTAFNTMLEHIDDSLAVRAEAEQRLRRFVADASHELRTPLMSVRGYADLFQYAAANAPEERDKHLARLRAEAARMGVLLDDLLLLARLDAAEVETPLRWEDTDLVELVRQAADAFRAGHPGHPLTVTTRSDAVRLRLDPLRVRQVLDNLLTNAAVHTPAGTEVSVEVAVSGGTALVRVADAGPGVPAADRERIFDRFYRVDKARSRDRGGSGLGLAVARSLVRAHGGSLELTSAPGATVFTVAIPLSASR
- a CDS encoding LacI family DNA-binding transcriptional regulator, which produces MTRSATGGPAPKGRSRRNFAGARPVMDDVARLAGVSKQTVSRVLNDNPAVRPETRETVLEAMRSLGYRPSRSARSLASGRTRMLGVISFDAARYGPASILTAINTAAQKAGYLVSSIALDSADRNTVVDAVHRLSGEGADGVIAIAPQSRVGRALAEARLDSPDTPLVVLESDLGDGTPLVTADSRDGARKATRHLLDLGHATVWHIAGPTGWISADQRTASWRACLEAAGAEVPEPLVGDWSADSGYELGRLLARRPEVTAVFASNDQMALGVLRAFHEAGRQVPDDASVVGYDDIPEAAHLLPPLTTVRTDFAEIGTRSLRLLLDRIDGGIEGGAAAPEGQSLVPVELVVRHSTGPALRRPL